From Stenotrophomonas maltophilia, a single genomic window includes:
- the atpD gene encoding F0F1 ATP synthase subunit beta — protein sequence MSQGKIVQIIGAVVDVEFPRESVPKVYDALKVDNTEITLEVQQQLGDGVVRTIALGSTDGLKRNLIATNTNRGISVPVGAGTLGRIMDVLGRPIDEAGPVAASDSWEIHRAAPSYEDQSPATELLETGIKVIDLMCPFAKGGKVGLFGGAGVGKTVNMMELINNIAKAHSGLSVFAGVGERTREGNDFYHEMKDSNVLDKVAMVYGQMNEPPGNRLRVALTGLTMAEYFRDEKDENGKGKDVLLFVDNIYRYTLAGTEVSALLGRMPSAVGYQPTLAEEMGVLQERITSTKNGSITSIQAVYVPADDLTDPSPATTFAHLDSTVTLSRSIASLGIYPAVDPLDSTSRQMDPLVIGHEHYDTAQRVQQTLQKYKELKDIIAILGMDELSEEDKQAVSRARKIERFFSQPFHVAEVFTGSPGKYVPLKDTIRGFKAIVDGEYDHLPEQAFYMVGGIEEAVEKAKKMAEKA from the coding sequence ATGAGTCAGGGCAAGATCGTTCAGATCATCGGCGCGGTCGTCGACGTCGAATTCCCGCGTGAGTCGGTGCCGAAGGTGTACGACGCACTGAAGGTCGACAACACCGAAATCACCCTTGAAGTCCAGCAGCAGCTGGGCGACGGCGTGGTGCGCACCATCGCCCTCGGTTCCACCGATGGCCTGAAGCGCAACCTGATCGCCACCAACACCAACCGCGGCATCTCCGTGCCGGTCGGTGCTGGCACCCTGGGCCGCATCATGGACGTGCTCGGCCGTCCGATCGACGAAGCCGGCCCGGTGGCCGCCAGCGACAGCTGGGAAATCCACCGTGCGGCCCCGTCGTACGAAGACCAGTCCCCGGCCACCGAACTGCTGGAAACCGGCATCAAGGTCATCGACCTGATGTGCCCGTTCGCCAAGGGCGGCAAGGTCGGCCTGTTCGGCGGCGCCGGCGTCGGCAAGACCGTCAACATGATGGAGCTGATCAACAACATCGCCAAGGCGCACAGCGGTCTGTCCGTGTTCGCCGGCGTGGGTGAGCGTACCCGTGAGGGCAACGACTTCTACCACGAAATGAAGGACTCCAACGTCCTCGACAAGGTGGCGATGGTGTACGGCCAGATGAACGAGCCGCCGGGCAACCGTCTGCGCGTCGCCCTGACCGGCCTGACCATGGCCGAGTACTTCCGCGACGAGAAGGACGAAAACGGCAAGGGCAAGGACGTCCTGCTGTTCGTCGACAACATCTACCGCTACACCCTGGCCGGTACCGAAGTGTCGGCACTGCTGGGCCGTATGCCGTCGGCCGTGGGTTACCAGCCGACCCTGGCCGAGGAAATGGGCGTCCTGCAGGAACGCATCACCTCGACCAAGAACGGTTCGATCACCTCGATCCAGGCCGTCTACGTTCCCGCGGACGACCTGACCGACCCGTCGCCGGCGACCACCTTCGCCCACCTGGACTCGACCGTCACCCTGTCGCGTTCGATCGCCTCGCTGGGTATCTACCCGGCCGTCGATCCGCTGGACTCCACCAGCCGCCAGATGGACCCGCTGGTCATCGGCCACGAGCACTACGACACCGCCCAGCGCGTCCAGCAGACCCTGCAGAAGTACAAGGAACTGAAGGACATCATCGCGATCCTGGGCATGGACGAGCTGTCCGAAGAGGACAAGCAGGCCGTGTCGCGCGCCCGCAAGATCGAGCGCTTCTTCAGCCAGCCGTTCCACGTGGCCGAAGTGTTCACCGGTTCGCCGGGCAAGTACGTGCCGCTGAAGGACACCATCCGTGGCTTCAAGGCCATCGTCGATGGCGAGTACGACCACCTGCCGGAGCAGGCGTTCTACATGGTCGGCGGCATCGAAGAAGCGGTCGAGAAGGCCAAGAAGATGGCCGAGAAGGCCTGA
- the atpG gene encoding F0F1 ATP synthase subunit gamma, which translates to MASGREIKTKIKSVQNTRKVTRALEMVSASKIRKAQDRMKTSRPYAQAMKQVIGHLAQASTDYQHPFLVEREQVKRVGFIVISSDRGLAGGLNNNLFRKMLGEAKAWQDKGAEVDLVTIGQKASTFFRRVKVNMVGSVTHIGDVPKLESLIGVIKVMLDAFTEGKVDRVYLVYNRFVNTMTQKASFDQLLPLPPAEKQVAHHDWDYLYEPDAATVLEHVMTRYIESLVYQALLENVASEHAARMVAMKAASDNANKLIGTLQLVYNKARQAAITQEISEIVGGAAAV; encoded by the coding sequence ATGGCAAGCGGACGCGAAATCAAAACCAAGATCAAGAGCGTGCAGAACACCCGCAAGGTGACGCGCGCCCTGGAAATGGTCTCGGCCTCCAAGATCCGCAAGGCGCAGGATCGGATGAAGACCTCGCGTCCGTACGCGCAGGCGATGAAGCAGGTGATCGGCCACCTGGCCCAGGCCAGCACCGACTACCAGCATCCTTTCCTGGTCGAGCGCGAGCAGGTCAAGCGGGTCGGGTTCATCGTGATCTCCTCCGATCGCGGCCTGGCCGGCGGCCTGAACAACAACCTGTTCCGCAAGATGCTGGGCGAAGCCAAGGCATGGCAGGACAAGGGTGCCGAAGTGGACCTGGTGACCATCGGCCAGAAGGCATCGACCTTCTTCCGCCGCGTGAAGGTCAACATGGTCGGCAGCGTGACCCACATCGGCGACGTGCCGAAGCTGGAATCGCTGATCGGTGTGATCAAGGTCATGCTCGACGCCTTCACCGAAGGCAAGGTCGACCGCGTGTACCTGGTCTACAACCGCTTCGTGAACACCATGACGCAGAAGGCCAGCTTCGATCAGCTGCTGCCGCTGCCGCCGGCTGAGAAGCAGGTCGCTCACCACGACTGGGATTACCTGTACGAACCCGATGCCGCGACCGTGCTGGAGCACGTGATGACGCGTTACATCGAGTCGCTGGTGTACCAGGCACTGCTGGAAAACGTCGCCTCCGAGCATGCCGCACGCATGGTTGCGATGAAGGCGGCGAGCGACAACGCCAACAAGCTGATCGGCACCCTGCAGCTCGTCTACAACAAGGCGCGCCAGGCAGCGATCACCCAGGAAATCTCCGAAATCGTCGGCGGCGCGGCAGCAGTCTGA